The genomic DNA TTGCGTTGTCGACGGTGTCCGCGTCGGTCCCTCCGGCGTCCCCGTCGTCCAGCCCCAGCAGCAGCCGCAGTACGGGCACCACCGCCTTCGCCCGGTCCTCGTCGAGGGCGGGACCGAATCCGGGGGCTGTCGTGCCGGTGACGGTCCCGGCCGGCCCGCCGGTGGCCGGGCCGCGGCGTACGAGCTCGCCCAGCGTGCGCCTTACGCCCGGTTCGTAGGCCGAGAAAGTACGGCGCAGCAGCGGCAGTACATCGGTGAACGTGTCCGCGGGGACTCCGGCCAGCCAGGCGTCGACCAGGCCGAGCAGCCGCTCGTCGTGGACGAGGAGCATGCCGCCCCCACCGGCCCCGCCGACGAAGCCCTCGATCCAGGCCGCGGCTTCGGCCGGAGGTGTGCCGGGCAACAGGGCGAGGCCCATCAGCCGTGCCGCCTCGTCCTCTTCGAGGCGCCCCTCGTCGAGCAGCAGCCGGGCCGCCCGGCCACGGATGACGCCGGCGACGGTGTCCCGGGCGGCCAGCTTGTGCAGCACGGCCGTCCAGCGCTCGCGGAGCCCGTCCGCCGGTACCGCACCGGCGAGCAGCCCGATCGCGGTGTGCACCCCGTCCACCTGGCGGCGCAGTTCGGCCGCGCCGTCGGCGTCCAGTCCGGTACAAGCGGGCGGCAGTCCGACGCAGATCCGCTCGGCGAGCCCGGCCGCGACCTCACCGAGCGCCGCTGTGTCCGTGGACCGCACGTCCCCGTACCGCAGGGTCCGGGCCAGGGCGGGCAGCGCGTCGGCGAGGTGGCCGACGTCGGAGTCGAGCGCGGCCCGGTCGGCGAGCGCCCGCATCACGACGGGCAGCGCGTCGGGCAGTTCGGCGAGGAGGCAGCACTCGGCGAGCGCGGTGACCTCGGCGAGCGCGGTCGCCGACACGGCCTCCGATTCCGCTTTGGCGGTCGCGGCGGTCAGCACGGTGGTGCCCCAGATCCCGGCCTCGGCGACCTGTACGTACAGCTCGGGCTCCCAGCGCAGCCGCCAGCTCTCCCTGAACGTGCCGGTGCTCCCCCGGCCGGCGGCCGGTTCGCCCCATCCGACGGCGAGGAGCCGGAGCCGGTGCAACAGGCGGCTGCGCGCCGCATCCGTGTCCTTGCGGAGATCGAGCTCCAACTCGCGCTCCAGCGCCTCCGGTTTGAGCCGCAGCGTGCGCTGGAGCCGGTCGAGGTCGCGCTGCAACGGCACGGCGGGGGCGGTGTCCGGCACCTCTCCGAGCGTCTCGCCGACGATGAGCCGGTCCTGTACGAGCGCGAGCGGCACGTCCGAGCCCTCGCACATCACGGCCCGGATCGCGTCGGTCGTCTCGCTCAGCCCGGGGAGCGGTCGGCCACGCAGAGCCGCGAGGGTTCCTGCGAGCCGCACAGCCTCGATGACATGGGCGGACGACACGAACCGGTCCTCGTCGCGCAGGAGTCCGGCGACCTTGGTCATCCACCGTTCGATCGGCCGGTCGGGGGCGCCGAAGAGGTGTCCGTACCAACCGGGCGAGTCGATCCCCGCCCCGTAACCGCTGTGCCGGGCGAGCCGCCGATGGGTCCAGGGAACCCAGGTCATCTCGGTCTTGACCTTGGGCAGCCCCTTGAGAAGGGCCCTGTCGGCGCTGACGGTCGTCCTCGCTCCGAGCGCGGGCACATGCCAGGCTCCGCAGACGACGACCACGTCGTCCCCGAACTCCCTCCGTGCAGCGCGAAGTCGGATCCGCATGTATGCCTCGCGGACGGCGTCGCGGGGGTGCCCGCCGTCCCCGTACACCTCGCGCAACGCCGTCATCGCCTCGCCGAGGGCGGCGAACGGGGCCCGCGGGTCCACGAGCCGCCCGTCCGGTGTGCGGTGCTCGACGACGTCCTCCCACCAGCGCTCGGGGTCGTCGTACCCGGCGGCCTCGGCAAGGACCCCGATGGGATCGATCGGAGGTGCGACCACCGCGCCGCCGGCGTCGCCCGCTCGCCCCTGTTCCTCGTCGTGGTCCGCACCCGGGGCCGAGGAGTCCGTCATGGCCAGGGAGTGCGCCGCAGGCAGGTCGATGAAACGGACGGGCACGTCGTGGCGGAGCGCCCAGCGGATCGCGACCCACTCGGGCGAGAACTCTGCGAGCGGCCAGAACGCCGCCCGGCCCGGGTCGTCCACCGCGTGGGCGAGCAACGCCACCGGTGGTCGCATCCGCTCGTCGGCGGCGAGCGGCAGCAGTGCGTCGGCCTCGGGCGGCCCCTCGATGAGGACGGCCCGAGGTCCGGCGGCGTCCAGCGCCGCACGGACCGCGCGGGCCGATCCGGGACCGTGGTGCCGGATCC from Streptomyces sp. NBC_01707 includes the following:
- a CDS encoding DUF5682 family protein: MTGAAPTGPLLLGIRHHGPGSARAVRAALDAAGPRAVLIEGPPEADALLPLAADERMRPPVALLAHAVDDPGRAAFWPLAEFSPEWVAIRWALRHDVPVRFIDLPAAHSLAMTDSSAPGADHDEEQGRAGDAGGAVVAPPIDPIGVLAEAAGYDDPERWWEDVVEHRTPDGRLVDPRAPFAALGEAMTALREVYGDGGHPRDAVREAYMRIRLRAARREFGDDVVVVCGAWHVPALGARTTVSADRALLKGLPKVKTEMTWVPWTHRRLARHSGYGAGIDSPGWYGHLFGAPDRPIERWMTKVAGLLRDEDRFVSSAHVIEAVRLAGTLAALRGRPLPGLSETTDAIRAVMCEGSDVPLALVQDRLIVGETLGEVPDTAPAVPLQRDLDRLQRTLRLKPEALERELELDLRKDTDAARSRLLHRLRLLAVGWGEPAAGRGSTGTFRESWRLRWEPELYVQVAEAGIWGTTVLTAATAKAESEAVSATALAEVTALAECCLLAELPDALPVVMRALADRAALDSDVGHLADALPALARTLRYGDVRSTDTAALGEVAAGLAERICVGLPPACTGLDADGAAELRRQVDGVHTAIGLLAGAVPADGLRERWTAVLHKLAARDTVAGVIRGRAARLLLDEGRLEEDEAARLMGLALLPGTPPAEAAAWIEGFVGGAGGGGMLLVHDERLLGLVDAWLAGVPADTFTDVLPLLRRTFSAYEPGVRRTLGELVRRGPATGGPAGTVTGTTAPGFGPALDEDRAKAVVPVLRLLLGLDDGDAGGTDADTVDNAMEPLGATG